One stretch of Methylococcus capsulatus DNA includes these proteins:
- the dapE gene encoding succinyl-diaminopimelate desuccinylase, which yields MSDTLNLAFELIRRESVTPEDAGCMDLVIERLAPHGFRPEWLNFGDTKNLWLRRGDAAPLFVFLGHTDVVPPGPLEDWSSPPFEPEIRDGRLYGRGAADMKGSVAAMTTALQRFVGRHPGHPGSLAVLLTSDEEGSAYDGVVKVVEVLKSRDTVIDWCLVGEPSSFARLGDVIRVGRRGSLGGILRILGVQGHVAYPDKADNPIHRFAPALHELTAEIWDEGNEFFPPTSFQVSNIHGGTGADNVIPGKLEVLFNFRFSTELTVEDIQRRVKTILDRHRLRYELSWRLSGLPFLTRETELVNATRAAIAAVTGLSPRADTGGGTSDGRFIAPTGAQVVELGPINASIHKIDEHVDVEDLEVLSAIYERILGYLLAIS from the coding sequence ATGAGCGATACCCTGAACCTTGCCTTCGAGCTGATTCGGCGCGAATCCGTCACCCCTGAAGACGCAGGCTGCATGGACTTGGTGATCGAACGGCTGGCACCACACGGCTTCCGGCCCGAATGGCTGAATTTCGGCGACACCAAGAACCTCTGGCTCCGCCGCGGCGACGCGGCGCCGCTCTTCGTGTTTCTGGGCCATACCGATGTAGTACCGCCGGGCCCTTTGGAAGACTGGTCATCTCCGCCGTTCGAGCCCGAAATCCGTGACGGCAGACTGTACGGACGCGGCGCGGCCGACATGAAGGGCAGTGTCGCTGCCATGACCACCGCCTTGCAGCGGTTCGTGGGCCGTCATCCGGGGCACCCCGGTTCCCTCGCCGTTCTGCTGACCAGCGACGAAGAAGGCTCGGCCTACGACGGTGTGGTCAAGGTGGTGGAGGTCCTGAAATCGCGAGACACGGTGATCGACTGGTGTCTGGTCGGCGAACCTTCGAGCTTCGCCCGGCTGGGCGACGTGATCCGGGTGGGCCGCCGCGGCTCCTTGGGCGGCATATTGCGGATCCTGGGCGTGCAGGGCCACGTCGCTTATCCCGATAAGGCCGACAACCCCATACACCGCTTCGCTCCCGCGCTTCACGAGCTCACCGCAGAAATCTGGGACGAAGGCAACGAGTTCTTTCCTCCAACCAGCTTCCAGGTCTCCAACATCCATGGCGGGACCGGCGCGGACAATGTCATCCCTGGCAAACTGGAGGTCCTGTTCAATTTCCGCTTTTCGACCGAACTCACGGTGGAGGACATCCAGCGCCGGGTAAAAACCATCCTTGACCGCCATCGCCTCCGCTACGAACTGAGCTGGCGGCTTTCCGGCCTACCGTTTCTGACTCGGGAAACGGAACTGGTGAATGCGACCCGTGCCGCCATTGCCGCAGTCACCGGCCTCAGCCCGCGTGCCGATACCGGTGGCGGCACTTCCGATGGCCGCTTCATCGCCCCGACCGGCGCTCAGGTCGTGGAACTGGGACCGATCAACGCCAGCATCCATAAGATCGACGAACACGTCGATGTCGAAGACCTCGAAGTGCTGTCCGCGATCTACGAACGTATTCTCGGTTATCTGCTGGCAATCTCCTGA
- a CDS encoding arsenate reductase, with product MATLTLYGIANCDACRKARRALESRGYNLRFHDLRHDGLDPLLLGCMVTDLGWDNLLNRRSTTWRLLPESIRTSLDRERALELMLAHPTLIKRPVVEDAGQFFLGLADFPSIP from the coding sequence ATGGCAACACTCACCCTCTACGGTATCGCCAATTGTGATGCCTGCCGCAAGGCGCGCCGGGCTCTGGAAAGCCGGGGATATAACTTGCGCTTCCATGACCTCCGTCACGACGGCCTGGATCCACTCTTGCTCGGATGCATGGTCACAGACTTGGGCTGGGATAATCTGCTCAACCGCCGCAGCACCACCTGGCGCCTGCTGCCGGAATCCATTCGGACCTCGCTCGACCGCGAACGCGCGCTGGAGCTCATGCTGGCCCACCCGACACTGATCAAGCGCCCGGTCGTCGAAGACGCAGGCCAATTTTTCCTCGGTCTTGCGGACTTCCCCTCCATCCCATGA
- a CDS encoding DUF2726 domain-containing protein — protein MYWLWYLYGLAALLAVGWLIRAIPRRKLKRARTMPCQIKRILFSPEEHALFAVLKSAIGNEFEIFAKIRASDILSPHPGIGRREAGELYQSMAGRRFTFVLCHKPDLSVAGIVELAEHGTGRKLQEPDDPVVLLCHAAGLPLIRIPASPYYDTGEIARQVKDEIRREPVFVHGDSESGRIEPRISSLEDLKF, from the coding sequence ATGTATTGGCTTTGGTACCTTTATGGCTTGGCGGCTCTCTTGGCCGTCGGCTGGCTGATACGGGCCATTCCCCGGCGCAAGCTCAAGCGCGCCCGCACAATGCCCTGCCAGATCAAACGGATCCTGTTTTCCCCGGAAGAACATGCCCTGTTTGCCGTCCTGAAGAGTGCAATCGGGAACGAATTCGAGATCTTCGCGAAAATACGGGCGAGCGACATCCTGTCTCCGCATCCGGGGATCGGTCGCCGGGAAGCAGGTGAGCTTTACCAGTCGATGGCCGGCCGGCGCTTCACATTCGTGCTCTGTCACAAGCCCGACCTGTCCGTCGCCGGGATCGTGGAGCTGGCCGAGCATGGAACGGGACGAAAGCTCCAGGAACCGGACGACCCGGTCGTACTGCTGTGCCACGCCGCCGGACTGCCTTTGATCCGCATCCCGGCCAGCCCGTACTACGACACGGGAGAAATTGCCCGGCAGGTCAAGGACGAAATCCGGCGGGAACCCGTGTTCGTCCACGGCGACAGCGAGAGTGGCCGGATCGAGCCGCGGATATCCAGTCTCGAAGACCTCAAGTTCTGA